The genomic stretch TCGGTGGAGGCGTGGCATTGGGAGATGTAGTCCAGTCCCGTGGAGATCCCGACCGCGCCGGCCTCCATACCCTTTTCGATCTCCGTCAGAATCCGAGCCATCTGGATGTCGTCCGGCGCCTGCCGTCCGAACCCGCAGGCCAGCGCCCGGACGTTGGCGTAGGGAATGTGGGGAATGCTGTTCTGAGCGGTCCGGCCATCCAGCGCCGCCATGTAGTCGGCGAGGCTCTCCCAGCCCTCGTACTCCTCCAGCCTGAGTCCGTTGAGCGACCGCAGGTAGTAGATCCAGGCGTGGACCGTGTGCCGGTCCACGGGGGCATAGGAGATTCCGTCGGCCATGATCACCTCGGTGGTGAATCCCTGGGCCGTCTTGGACAGGAAGTTGGGGTTCGAGAGCAGCCACGAATCGGAGTGGTTGTGCACGTCCACGAAGCCCGGAGCGACCACCCGCCCTCCGGCGTCGATCCGGTCCCGGGCCTCCTGGCCGTTCAGGTCTCCGATCTGTTGAATCCGGTCCCCGCTGATGCCCAGATCCGCCTTGAAGCGAGACCTGCCGGTGCCGTCGATGAGAATTCCGCCCTGAATGATGAGATCCAGCATGGCGCAAGATTCTAACATCCCCGGAAGCGGCGGTTCCCAAACCGCCGAACAGGAACGGTGGTTTCCCAGCCGCTGAACAGGAACGGCGGTTTCCAAACCGCCGAACAGGAACGGCGGTTTCCTAGCCGCTGAACAGGAACGGCGGTTTCCTAACCGCTGAACAGGAACGGCGGTTTCCTAACCGCTGAACAGGAACGGCGGTTTCCTAACCGCCGAACTCCTAATCAGACAACAAAAGACTGGGCGATTGGAAATCGCCCCTCCAAGACTGGGCGATTGTAAATCACTCCTCCAGCGGCCCCTCCACCTGGCGGAGGCGCGGCCGGATTCTGCTAGAATCTGGGGCCCGAATGACCCCCCGGCAATTGGATCCTCTGGCTGACGCGTATTCCCGGCGGGGACTCCGTTTGCCCGCCATCGAGCGGGTCGAGGGTTTGGTGATTCCTCAGCCATACCGGGACCTGCTGGTGCACGACCGGGACATGACTCCCACCCTGGAAGCGTTCCACGGGGAGCCGATCCATCTCCGGGTAGTGAGCCGCGGCGCCCCTTCCGGCATCCTTTTCCGGGAAGTCGTCCTGATCACCGCGGAAAGCGCCAGGCCGGTGGAATTCGGCGCGATCCGGATCCGGCTCGACGGGTTTGGGAATTCGGCCCGGGAACTGATCCTGGAAGGGCTGATCCCGCTGGGAACCATCTTGAAGCAGATGGAGATCCCCCACCGGAGCGATCCCCGGCGCTACTTCCGGGTCGAACCGGACCAGGTCGTCGCGCGGGCCTTGGAAATGGAAGGCCGCGAGCCACTCTACGGGCGGCACAACCTGATTTCCAGTCCGGACGGCCGGGTCCTGGCCGAGATGGTGGAGATTCTTCCTCCCTGGTCCGGATAGCCGCTACAAGAAGTCTCGCGCCCCACGGAAGAGGCCGGATCAATCGCCGGCGACGGCGGACGGGCGGGTCTCGAAGAGGGTGTCCAAAGCGGTCTGAAGACGTCCGCGGACGGCAGGCTCCTGATCCGAGGCAACGGCCTGGGTCTCGTCGGGATCATCCGCCATGTGGAAGAAGCGGCCGTCCCGGTACAACTTCCAGTCCCGCGTTCGAACCCAACTGCGGCCCCGGTGCTCCGCGAAGACCCAGTCCCGTCCCTCGCCCGGCCCGCCTCTCAAGAGCGGAGCGAAACTGGTCCCGTCCAGGGTCTCCCCCGGGGGGACCTCGGCGCCCCCCAGCTCCGCCAGCGTGGGCAGCAGGTCGCTGAAATCCACCAAGGCTTCGGTCGATTGACCCGGGGACAACGTCCTGGTCCAGTTGGCGATCGTAGGCACCCGGGTGCCGGCGTCGGTGAGATCTCCCTTGCCTCCGCGGATTGTCCGATCTCCCATCCTGCTCGATACCGGTTCCCGGACGAGATTCCCGCCCTGGGCAGTGATGATGGACCTCTTCGGAGTACCGTTGTCCGTGGTGAAGAGGATCAAGGTCTTTTCCCGCAATCCGAGGCGGTCCAGAGCTCCGGCCAGACTGCCGATCCGCTGGTCCATGGCCTCCACCATCTCGGAATAGCTGTCGTAACGCCCTCGGGGACCGAAGGGGACGGGTGCTTCCAGGTCGTCGGTGACGTCGTGGCAGAGCGCCATGGAGTAGAACGCGAAGAAGGGACCCGACTGGTGGCGTTCCATGAATTCGGTGAGGAACCGGACATAGACGTCCGGTCCGTACTGGTCGCGGACGTCGCCACGAACCCGGCCGTTCTCCCAAATCAGTGGTTCGTAGTACCGGGGTCCTTCGTGCCACCCGAAGAGGCAGTACTGGTCGAAACCCAGCCGGACGGGGTGTTCGGGGTCTTCCCGGAGCAGCGTGAGCTGCCACTTGCCCGCGATGGCGGTGGCGTATCCGGTGCGCTTCAGCATCTGGGGCAGGGTCCTTTCCTCCCATTGTTCGGGAAAGGTTCCCCAGACCGGATGACCCAGCCGGAAGGGGTAGCGCCCGGTCATGAGACAGACCCGGGAGGGGTGGCAGACGGGCATGCTGTAGGCATGCTCGAAGCGCAGCCCGGTTCGGGCCAACCGGTCCAGGTTGGGAGTCGAGTAGGAACTGCCGCCGTAGCTGCCCAGCACCTCGCGTCCCACGTCGTCTGCCAGGATCAGGAGGATGTTGGGCTGGTCCGGTTTCCCAGGGACTTCCCGGTGCTGCTCACAGGAGGTATTGGCCGTCAACAGGAGGACAGCCAGCAGGATCAGAGCGTTCGTTTTCAATGAATCGTGAGAATAGTCCAAATTGTTGAAGGGGTCCACGGTCCCGAGTGGTCTTATTTCTGGTCTTGTTACAGACCACCGTAGTAAGCTGAACTCCACAGGGCACCCGAACGCGGCCCAACCCCAAATGATGTCCACCAGGAGCCGGCCCCGAACCAAGATCGTCTGCACTTTGGGGCCATCGGTACGATCCCGGACCAGCATTAAGCAGTTGGTCGAGGCGGGAATGAACGTGGCCCGCCTCAACATGGCCCACGGGACCATGGAGGACCACACGACGGCGTTCAGCCACGTTCGTTCCATCGCCGAGGAACTGAAACGACCCGTTGGGATCATGGTGGACGTGCCCGGCCCCAAGTACCGGACGGGCGATGTTCCTTCGGGTTCCATCTCCTTCAAAGAAGGCCGACGGGTCACGCTCACCAGCCGCCAGGACGGGGCGGATGGGGAAGACTTCGTGGTCCCAGTGAAACCTGCGGGAATCCACCGGGACGCCCGGCCTGGAAACCGGGTTCTTCTGAATGACGGAATGATCACCCTGGAGATCCGGGAGGTTCAGGGCGAGGACGTTCACTGCGAGGCTCTCACCGCGGGTCGAATCACACCCGGCCGGGGAGTTACGACTCCGGGCGTCGAGCCCTCCCAGCCTTTTCCCGACGAAAAAGCGACGGCCGCAATGGGATTTGCCGCTCGGCAGCAGGCGGACTTCGTCGCGCTATCCACAGTGACCACATCCGATGACGTGGCGAAAGCCCGTGAGATCCTGTTGGCAATGGGATTCGGCGGCGGGATCTATTCGAAGGTTGAACGCTCCCGGGCCGTCACCAATCAGGCGTCCATCATCAATGAAAGCGACGGCATCATCGTGGCCCGGGGGGACCTGGGAACGGAGATCCGGCTGGCCCGGGTACCCGTCGTTCAGAAGGAGCTCATCGCCCTGTGCAACGAGCTGGGAAAACCGGTGATCACGGCCACGCAGATGCTCGAGTCCATGATCTCCCTGCCGGTCCCCACGCGAGCCGAGGTGACGGACGTGGCCAACGCCGTGTTCGATGGCACGGATGCCGTCATGCTCTCAGGGGAGACTTCCATCGGACGGTATCCCCTGGAAGCGGTCCGGGTCATGGCGGAGGTGTCGATGGAGGCCGAAAAAGCCCTGCCCTACGACGCCATGCTGGTGGACAAGCGGGACCACCTGGAGCCTCTGACCGACGACGCCATCTCCTACAATGCCTGCCAGACCGCCCATCAACTGGGCGCCTCCCTGATCGTGGCGTTCACCGAATCGGGGGGCACCGCGAAACGGGTCTCCAAGTACCGGCCCCGGACGCCTGTCCTGGCTCTGGTCCACAACGAGCGGACGCGGCGATCCCTGACCGTGACCTGGGGAGTCCAGCCGGTGACCACCCGAAGCCTGGAGCAGACCGACGACTTCTTCGACCGGGCACGGGAGGAAGCCGTGCGCCGGGTCGGTCTGAAAAAGGGTGCGCTGGTGGTGCTGGTGGCCGGCGTCCCCATCGGCCATCCCGGAGGAACCGATCTGCTCCGGGTCCTGACTATCTGACCATTTTCTGAGAGGATGTCCGCGTCGTTCTTCCCGGGTGTCGAAGGGGAGAGTAGTCCATGATTCTGACTCAAACCGTTTGGCTGGGACTTCACTGGGTGGACTGGGTCGTCCTGATCTTCTACCTGCTGGCCGTCTCCTTCATCGGCTTCTGGTCCTACCGGAAGGTGAAGGACCTCACCGACTTCTTCATGGGGGGACGCCGCTTCGGCAAGGTCTTCATGATGTTCTTCGCCTTCGGAGTCGGAACCAGCAGCGAGCAGGCCCTGAGCGTCGCCGCCGGGTCCTTCCGCTACGGCCTGGCCGGGATCTGGTACCAGTTTCTGTGGCTCTGGGCCACACCCTTCTACTGGATCATCGCGCCCGTCTTTCGCCGCATGCGGGCCCTGACCACCAGCGACTTCTTCCAGGCCCGTTACGATTCTTCCACCGCAACGCTCTATTCGTGCCTGGGGATCATGATGTCGGTGATCTTCATGGCCGGAGCCCTGTACGGCAGCGGCGAGATGATCGAGGGACTTGCGGGAGGCACCGACCCCGCGACGGGAAAGCCTTATTTCCCCATGGAATACGCCGTCGCCGGGATGACGGTGCTCTTCGTCCTCTACGGAATGGCCGGAGGTCTGGGCGCCGCCATCATCACCGACTTCATCCAGGGCGTCCTGACCATCGTCTTCTCCTTCCTGCTGCTCCCCTTCGCGTTCAACGCCGCGGCCCGGGTGGCCGGGACCTCCAGCGGATTCGAGGCGCTGCACCAGGGCGTGCCAGGCCGGAGCGGCTCCGAGTTGTTGAGCCTCACGGTCACGGAACAGGTGAGCAGCCTCATGGGTCAGGAACCCATCAC from Acidobacteriota bacterium encodes the following:
- the pyk gene encoding pyruvate kinase yields the protein MMSTRSRPRTKIVCTLGPSVRSRTSIKQLVEAGMNVARLNMAHGTMEDHTTAFSHVRSIAEELKRPVGIMVDVPGPKYRTGDVPSGSISFKEGRRVTLTSRQDGADGEDFVVPVKPAGIHRDARPGNRVLLNDGMITLEIREVQGEDVHCEALTAGRITPGRGVTTPGVEPSQPFPDEKATAAMGFAARQQADFVALSTVTTSDDVAKAREILLAMGFGGGIYSKVERSRAVTNQASIINESDGIIVARGDLGTEIRLARVPVVQKELIALCNELGKPVITATQMLESMISLPVPTRAEVTDVANAVFDGTDAVMLSGETSIGRYPLEAVRVMAEVSMEAEKALPYDAMLVDKRDHLEPLTDDAISYNACQTAHQLGASLIVAFTESGGTAKRVSKYRPRTPVLALVHNERTRRSLTVTWGVQPVTTRSLEQTDDFFDRAREEAVRRVGLKKGALVVLVAGVPIGHPGGTDLLRVLTI
- a CDS encoding sulfatase-like hydrolase/transferase — translated: MKTNALILLAVLLLTANTSCEQHREVPGKPDQPNILLILADDVGREVLGSYGGSSYSTPNLDRLARTGLRFEHAYSMPVCHPSRVCLMTGRYPFRLGHPVWGTFPEQWEERTLPQMLKRTGYATAIAGKWQLTLLREDPEHPVRLGFDQYCLFGWHEGPRYYEPLIWENGRVRGDVRDQYGPDVYVRFLTEFMERHQSGPFFAFYSMALCHDVTDDLEAPVPFGPRGRYDSYSEMVEAMDQRIGSLAGALDRLGLREKTLILFTTDNGTPKRSIITAQGGNLVREPVSSRMGDRTIRGGKGDLTDAGTRVPTIANWTRTLSPGQSTEALVDFSDLLPTLAELGGAEVPPGETLDGTSFAPLLRGGPGEGRDWVFAEHRGRSWVRTRDWKLYRDGRFFHMADDPDETQAVASDQEPAVRGRLQTALDTLFETRPSAVAGD